A single region of the Salvelinus sp. IW2-2015 linkage group LG20, ASM291031v2, whole genome shotgun sequence genome encodes:
- the LOC111981838 gene encoding SH3 domain-binding protein 2-like isoform X2 produces MAVSVRKKKLFVLGSKPSVRMCWERDFINMTSAEISWPIPMRAIGAQNLLTMPGGVCHSGYVHKKGGSQFSLMKWPLRYLIIHKGCVYYFKSSTSPAPQGAFSLNGYNRVMRAAEETTSSNVFPFKIVHFSKKHRTWYFSAASEDERRKWMRNLRKEIDHYNDRRDSHVPSDSESDADSFYGSIERPMDITHTTDDPEGNYMLEDEDDDEDDYEKPDSPPTPTGRPTVPPPSYPPPPVPCQFRQESMSGFCKGLPPPVPGPIRSPTSPLPKKPPAPLAPPKLGEVSHNHHGHKDIPNKAPPQPPPTHLKPSPERSAWSAKSPIPPPPPPPMANLKKQAMMGQMSISTIAGGKHKDRMPPVPVTMQSPATLIICSDLERKMVLHSSPSPPGYRGNKPSHIPSMPNHCLSSRPAPGLPPQALPALNHTKPGLYKPPLVPKLPCPAAKPKPPGGSAQSSPDGQSFRTPVNEVPASLRKSRDPSKDTDYDSDEDYENMQLPDSVFLDTTETSSVEKLFKESSRTPQDGLYCFRNSGTKTSKVLVVWDVSVCKARNYRLFEEDSRLFLELEMTFSSLSALVEHYHSHPLPNHGSLCLQKPYGYIVPR; encoded by the exons ATGGCTGTGTCAGTAAGAAAAAAGAAGTTGTTTGTCCTTGGGAGCAAGCCCAGCGTGAGAATGTGTTGGGAACGGGATTTCAT AAACATGACTTCAGCAGAGATCTCCTGGCCCATCCCCATGAGGGCCATCGGGGCCCAGAACCTGCTCACCATGCCAGGGGGTGTGTGCCACTCTGGTTATGTGCACAAGAAAGGAGGGAGCCAGTTCAGCCTTATGAAGT GGCCTCTTCGCTACTTAATCATCCACAAGGGATGTGTGTATTACTTCAAGAGCAGCACCAGTCCTGCACCGCAAGGAGCTTTCTCTCTCAATGGCTACAACAG GGTGATGAGGGCAGCAGAAGAGACCACCTCCAGTAATGTGTTTCCCTTCAAAATTGTCCACTTCAGTAAGAAGCACCGTACCTGGTACTTCTCAGCAGCCAGTGAGGATGAGAGAAGG AAATGGATGCGAAATCTGCGGAAAGAAATTGATCACTACAATGACAGAAGGGATTCACATGTTCCAAG TGACTCCGAATCTGATGCAGACAGCTTCTATGGATCGATCGAGCGCCCCATGGACATAACCCATACCACAGATGACCCAGAAGGCA ATTACATGTTAGAGGATGAAGACGACGATGAGGATGACTATGAAAAACCAGATAGCCCACCAACACCTACAG GAAGGCCAACCGTTCCACCACCATCCTACCCACCTCCTCCAGTCCCATGCCAGTTCAGACAAGAGTCCATGTCAGGATTCTGCAAAGGTCTCCCCCCTCCCGTACCCGGCCCCATCAGGAGCCCCACCAGCCCCCTTCCAAAGAAACCGCCAGCGCCCTTAGCTCCACCCAAGCTCGGTGAGGTCAGCCACAACCACCATGGACACAAGGACATCCCAAATAAGGCCCCCCCTCAACCTCCTCCCACCCACCTCAAGCCTAGCCCAGAGAGGAGTGCATGGAGTGCTAAGAGCCCGATCCCCCCRccccccccccctcccatggCCAACCTAAAGAAGCAGGCGATGATGGGGCAGATGTCAATCTCCACCATAGCTGGGGGGAAACATAAAGACAGGATGCCCCCTGTTCCAGTGACCATGCAGTCTCCCGCGACCCTGATCATCTGCAGCGACCTGGAAAGGAAGATGGTGCTGCACTCCAGCCCTAGTCCGCCGGGTTACCGTGGCAACAAACCCAGTCACATTCCGAGCATGCCAAACCACTGCCTCAGCTCCAGACCAGCTCCAGGTCTCCCACCACAGGCCTTGCCAGCACTGAACCACACCAAGCCTGGACTGTACAAACCACCCCTGGTACCCAAACTTCCATGTCCTGCGGCCAAGCCTAAACCACCTGGAGGGTCAGCACA ATCTTCTCCAGATGGACAAAGCTTCCGGACCCCAGTGAACGAGGTGCCTGCCTCTTTAAGAAAGAGCAGGGATCCATCCAAGGACACTGACTATGACTCTGATGAAGACTATGAGAAT ATGCAATTACCAGATTCTGTGTTCCTGGACACAACAGAAACAAGCAGTGTTGAAAA GTTATTTAAGGAAAGCTCCAGAACACCGCAGGACGGTCTCTACTGCTTCAGGAACTCAGGAACAAAAACATCAAAG GTGCTGGTGGTGTGGGATGTGAGTGTGTGCAAGGCCAGAAACTACAGGCTCTTTGAGGAG GACTCCCGGCTGTTCCTGGAGTTAGAGATGACATTTTCCTCCCTGTCAGCCCTAGTGGAGCACTACCATAGCCACCCACTACCCAATCACGGCTCTCTGTGTCTGCAGAAGCCATATGGTTACATCGTGCCAAGGTGA
- the LOC111981838 gene encoding SH3 domain-binding protein 2-like isoform X4, translating into MTSAEISWPIPMRAIGAQNLLTMPGGVCHSGYVHKKGGSQFSLMKWPLRYLIIHKGCVYYFKSSTSPAPQGAFSLNGYNRVMRAAEETTSSNVFPFKIVHFSKKHRTWYFSAASEDERRKWMRNLRKEIDHYNDRRDSHVPSDSESDADSFYGSIERPMDITHTTDDPEGNYMLEDEDDDEDDYEKPDSPPTPTGRPTVPPPSYPPPPVPCQFRQESMSGFCKGLPPPVPGPIRSPTSPLPKKPPAPLAPPKLGEVSHNHHGHKDIPNKAPPQPPPTHLKPSPERSAWSAKSPIPPPPPPPMANLKKQAMMGQMSISTIAGGKHKDRMPPVPVTMQSPATLIICSDLERKMVLHSSPSPPGYRGNKPSHIPSMPNHCLSSRPAPGLPPQALPALNHTKPGLYKPPLVPKLPCPAAKPKPPGGSAQRSSPDGQSFRTPVNEVPASLRKSRDPSKDTDYDSDEDYENMQLPDSVFLDTTETSSVEKLFKESSRTPQDGLYCFRNSGTKTSKVLVVWDVSVCKARNYRLFEEDSRLFLELEMTFSSLSALVEHYHSHPLPNHGSLCLQKPYGYIVPR; encoded by the exons ATGACTTCAGCAGAGATCTCCTGGCCCATCCCCATGAGGGCCATCGGGGCCCAGAACCTGCTCACCATGCCAGGGGGTGTGTGCCACTCTGGTTATGTGCACAAGAAAGGAGGGAGCCAGTTCAGCCTTATGAAGT GGCCTCTTCGCTACTTAATCATCCACAAGGGATGTGTGTATTACTTCAAGAGCAGCACCAGTCCTGCACCGCAAGGAGCTTTCTCTCTCAATGGCTACAACAG GGTGATGAGGGCAGCAGAAGAGACCACCTCCAGTAATGTGTTTCCCTTCAAAATTGTCCACTTCAGTAAGAAGCACCGTACCTGGTACTTCTCAGCAGCCAGTGAGGATGAGAGAAGG AAATGGATGCGAAATCTGCGGAAAGAAATTGATCACTACAATGACAGAAGGGATTCACATGTTCCAAG TGACTCCGAATCTGATGCAGACAGCTTCTATGGATCGATCGAGCGCCCCATGGACATAACCCATACCACAGATGACCCAGAAGGCA ATTACATGTTAGAGGATGAAGACGACGATGAGGATGACTATGAAAAACCAGATAGCCCACCAACACCTACAG GAAGGCCAACCGTTCCACCACCATCCTACCCACCTCCTCCAGTCCCATGCCAGTTCAGACAAGAGTCCATGTCAGGATTCTGCAAAGGTCTCCCCCCTCCCGTACCCGGCCCCATCAGGAGCCCCACCAGCCCCCTTCCAAAGAAACCGCCAGCGCCCTTAGCTCCACCCAAGCTCGGTGAGGTCAGCCACAACCACCATGGACACAAGGACATCCCAAATAAGGCCCCCCCTCAACCTCCTCCCACCCACCTCAAGCCTAGCCCAGAGAGGAGTGCATGGAGTGCTAAGAGCCCGATCCCCCCRccccccccccctcccatggCCAACCTAAAGAAGCAGGCGATGATGGGGCAGATGTCAATCTCCACCATAGCTGGGGGGAAACATAAAGACAGGATGCCCCCTGTTCCAGTGACCATGCAGTCTCCCGCGACCCTGATCATCTGCAGCGACCTGGAAAGGAAGATGGTGCTGCACTCCAGCCCTAGTCCGCCGGGTTACCGTGGCAACAAACCCAGTCACATTCCGAGCATGCCAAACCACTGCCTCAGCTCCAGACCAGCTCCAGGTCTCCCACCACAGGCCTTGCCAGCACTGAACCACACCAAGCCTGGACTGTACAAACCACCCCTGGTACCCAAACTTCCATGTCCTGCGGCCAAGCCTAAACCACCTGGAGGGTCAGCACA AAGATCTTCTCCAGATGGACAAAGCTTCCGGACCCCAGTGAACGAGGTGCCTGCCTCTTTAAGAAAGAGCAGGGATCCATCCAAGGACACTGACTATGACTCTGATGAAGACTATGAGAAT ATGCAATTACCAGATTCTGTGTTCCTGGACACAACAGAAACAAGCAGTGTTGAAAA GTTATTTAAGGAAAGCTCCAGAACACCGCAGGACGGTCTCTACTGCTTCAGGAACTCAGGAACAAAAACATCAAAG GTGCTGGTGGTGTGGGATGTGAGTGTGTGCAAGGCCAGAAACTACAGGCTCTTTGAGGAG GACTCCCGGCTGTTCCTGGAGTTAGAGATGACATTTTCCTCCCTGTCAGCCCTAGTGGAGCACTACCATAGCCACCCACTACCCAATCACGGCTCTCTGTGTCTGCAGAAGCCATATGGTTACATCGTGCCAAGGTGA
- the LOC111981838 gene encoding SH3 domain-binding protein 2-like isoform X3, translating to MDLLRESSAVQTLRRRMSRRNMTSAEISWPIPMRAIGAQNLLTMPGGVCHSGYVHKKGGSQFSLMKWPLRYLIIHKGCVYYFKSSTSPAPQGAFSLNGYNRVMRAAEETTSSNVFPFKIVHFSKKHRTWYFSAASEDERRKWMRNLRKEIDHYNDRRDSHVPSDSESDADSFYGSIERPMDITHTTDDPEGNYMLEDEDDDEDDYEKPDSPPTPTGRPTVPPPSYPPPPVPCQFRQESMSGFCKGLPPPVPGPIRSPTSPLPKKPPAPLAPPKLGEVSHNHHGHKDIPNKAPPQPPPTHLKPSPERSAWSAKSPIPPPPPPPMANLKKQAMMGQMSISTIAGGKHKDRMPPVPVTMQSPATLIICSDLERKMVLHSSPSPPGYRGNKPSHIPSMPNHCLSSRPAPGLPPQALPALNHTKPGLYKPPLVPKLPCPAAKPKPPGGSAQRSSPDGQSFRTPVNEVPASLRKSRDPSKDTDYDSDEDYENMQLPDSVFLDTTETSSVEKLFKESSRTPQDGLYCFRNSGTKTSKVLVVWDVSVCKARNYRLFEEDSRLFLELEMTFSSLSALVEHYHSHPLPNHGSLCLQKPYGYIVPR from the exons ATGGATCTCCTCAGGGAGAGCTCAGCAGTTCAGACCCTCAGGAGACGAATGAGCAGGAG AAACATGACTTCAGCAGAGATCTCCTGGCCCATCCCCATGAGGGCCATCGGGGCCCAGAACCTGCTCACCATGCCAGGGGGTGTGTGCCACTCTGGTTATGTGCACAAGAAAGGAGGGAGCCAGTTCAGCCTTATGAAGT GGCCTCTTCGCTACTTAATCATCCACAAGGGATGTGTGTATTACTTCAAGAGCAGCACCAGTCCTGCACCGCAAGGAGCTTTCTCTCTCAATGGCTACAACAG GGTGATGAGGGCAGCAGAAGAGACCACCTCCAGTAATGTGTTTCCCTTCAAAATTGTCCACTTCAGTAAGAAGCACCGTACCTGGTACTTCTCAGCAGCCAGTGAGGATGAGAGAAGG AAATGGATGCGAAATCTGCGGAAAGAAATTGATCACTACAATGACAGAAGGGATTCACATGTTCCAAG TGACTCCGAATCTGATGCAGACAGCTTCTATGGATCGATCGAGCGCCCCATGGACATAACCCATACCACAGATGACCCAGAAGGCA ATTACATGTTAGAGGATGAAGACGACGATGAGGATGACTATGAAAAACCAGATAGCCCACCAACACCTACAG GAAGGCCAACCGTTCCACCACCATCCTACCCACCTCCTCCAGTCCCATGCCAGTTCAGACAAGAGTCCATGTCAGGATTCTGCAAAGGTCTCCCCCCTCCCGTACCCGGCCCCATCAGGAGCCCCACCAGCCCCCTTCCAAAGAAACCGCCAGCGCCCTTAGCTCCACCCAAGCTCGGTGAGGTCAGCCACAACCACCATGGACACAAGGACATCCCAAATAAGGCCCCCCCTCAACCTCCTCCCACCCACCTCAAGCCTAGCCCAGAGAGGAGTGCATGGAGTGCTAAGAGCCCGATCCCCCCRccccccccccctcccatggCCAACCTAAAGAAGCAGGCGATGATGGGGCAGATGTCAATCTCCACCATAGCTGGGGGGAAACATAAAGACAGGATGCCCCCTGTTCCAGTGACCATGCAGTCTCCCGCGACCCTGATCATCTGCAGCGACCTGGAAAGGAAGATGGTGCTGCACTCCAGCCCTAGTCCGCCGGGTTACCGTGGCAACAAACCCAGTCACATTCCGAGCATGCCAAACCACTGCCTCAGCTCCAGACCAGCTCCAGGTCTCCCACCACAGGCCTTGCCAGCACTGAACCACACCAAGCCTGGACTGTACAAACCACCCCTGGTACCCAAACTTCCATGTCCTGCGGCCAAGCCTAAACCACCTGGAGGGTCAGCACA AAGATCTTCTCCAGATGGACAAAGCTTCCGGACCCCAGTGAACGAGGTGCCTGCCTCTTTAAGAAAGAGCAGGGATCCATCCAAGGACACTGACTATGACTCTGATGAAGACTATGAGAAT ATGCAATTACCAGATTCTGTGTTCCTGGACACAACAGAAACAAGCAGTGTTGAAAA GTTATTTAAGGAAAGCTCCAGAACACCGCAGGACGGTCTCTACTGCTTCAGGAACTCAGGAACAAAAACATCAAAG GTGCTGGTGGTGTGGGATGTGAGTGTGTGCAAGGCCAGAAACTACAGGCTCTTTGAGGAG GACTCCCGGCTGTTCCTGGAGTTAGAGATGACATTTTCCTCCCTGTCAGCCCTAGTGGAGCACTACCATAGCCACCCACTACCCAATCACGGCTCTCTGTGTCTGCAGAAGCCATATGGTTACATCGTGCCAAGGTGA
- the LOC111981838 gene encoding SH3 domain-binding protein 2-like isoform X1, whose product MAVSVRKKKLFVLGSKPSVRMCWERDFINMTSAEISWPIPMRAIGAQNLLTMPGGVCHSGYVHKKGGSQFSLMKWPLRYLIIHKGCVYYFKSSTSPAPQGAFSLNGYNRVMRAAEETTSSNVFPFKIVHFSKKHRTWYFSAASEDERRKWMRNLRKEIDHYNDRRDSHVPSDSESDADSFYGSIERPMDITHTTDDPEGNYMLEDEDDDEDDYEKPDSPPTPTGRPTVPPPSYPPPPVPCQFRQESMSGFCKGLPPPVPGPIRSPTSPLPKKPPAPLAPPKLGEVSHNHHGHKDIPNKAPPQPPPTHLKPSPERSAWSAKSPIPPPPPPPMANLKKQAMMGQMSISTIAGGKHKDRMPPVPVTMQSPATLIICSDLERKMVLHSSPSPPGYRGNKPSHIPSMPNHCLSSRPAPGLPPQALPALNHTKPGLYKPPLVPKLPCPAAKPKPPGGSAQRSSPDGQSFRTPVNEVPASLRKSRDPSKDTDYDSDEDYENMQLPDSVFLDTTETSSVEKLFKESSRTPQDGLYCFRNSGTKTSKVLVVWDVSVCKARNYRLFEEDSRLFLELEMTFSSLSALVEHYHSHPLPNHGSLCLQKPYGYIVPR is encoded by the exons ATGGCTGTGTCAGTAAGAAAAAAGAAGTTGTTTGTCCTTGGGAGCAAGCCCAGCGTGAGAATGTGTTGGGAACGGGATTTCAT AAACATGACTTCAGCAGAGATCTCCTGGCCCATCCCCATGAGGGCCATCGGGGCCCAGAACCTGCTCACCATGCCAGGGGGTGTGTGCCACTCTGGTTATGTGCACAAGAAAGGAGGGAGCCAGTTCAGCCTTATGAAGT GGCCTCTTCGCTACTTAATCATCCACAAGGGATGTGTGTATTACTTCAAGAGCAGCACCAGTCCTGCACCGCAAGGAGCTTTCTCTCTCAATGGCTACAACAG GGTGATGAGGGCAGCAGAAGAGACCACCTCCAGTAATGTGTTTCCCTTCAAAATTGTCCACTTCAGTAAGAAGCACCGTACCTGGTACTTCTCAGCAGCCAGTGAGGATGAGAGAAGG AAATGGATGCGAAATCTGCGGAAAGAAATTGATCACTACAATGACAGAAGGGATTCACATGTTCCAAG TGACTCCGAATCTGATGCAGACAGCTTCTATGGATCGATCGAGCGCCCCATGGACATAACCCATACCACAGATGACCCAGAAGGCA ATTACATGTTAGAGGATGAAGACGACGATGAGGATGACTATGAAAAACCAGATAGCCCACCAACACCTACAG GAAGGCCAACCGTTCCACCACCATCCTACCCACCTCCTCCAGTCCCATGCCAGTTCAGACAAGAGTCCATGTCAGGATTCTGCAAAGGTCTCCCCCCTCCCGTACCCGGCCCCATCAGGAGCCCCACCAGCCCCCTTCCAAAGAAACCGCCAGCGCCCTTAGCTCCACCCAAGCTCGGTGAGGTCAGCCACAACCACCATGGACACAAGGACATCCCAAATAAGGCCCCCCCTCAACCTCCTCCCACCCACCTCAAGCCTAGCCCAGAGAGGAGTGCATGGAGTGCTAAGAGCCCGATCCCCCCRccccccccccctcccatggCCAACCTAAAGAAGCAGGCGATGATGGGGCAGATGTCAATCTCCACCATAGCTGGGGGGAAACATAAAGACAGGATGCCCCCTGTTCCAGTGACCATGCAGTCTCCCGCGACCCTGATCATCTGCAGCGACCTGGAAAGGAAGATGGTGCTGCACTCCAGCCCTAGTCCGCCGGGTTACCGTGGCAACAAACCCAGTCACATTCCGAGCATGCCAAACCACTGCCTCAGCTCCAGACCAGCTCCAGGTCTCCCACCACAGGCCTTGCCAGCACTGAACCACACCAAGCCTGGACTGTACAAACCACCCCTGGTACCCAAACTTCCATGTCCTGCGGCCAAGCCTAAACCACCTGGAGGGTCAGCACA AAGATCTTCTCCAGATGGACAAAGCTTCCGGACCCCAGTGAACGAGGTGCCTGCCTCTTTAAGAAAGAGCAGGGATCCATCCAAGGACACTGACTATGACTCTGATGAAGACTATGAGAAT ATGCAATTACCAGATTCTGTGTTCCTGGACACAACAGAAACAAGCAGTGTTGAAAA GTTATTTAAGGAAAGCTCCAGAACACCGCAGGACGGTCTCTACTGCTTCAGGAACTCAGGAACAAAAACATCAAAG GTGCTGGTGGTGTGGGATGTGAGTGTGTGCAAGGCCAGAAACTACAGGCTCTTTGAGGAG GACTCCCGGCTGTTCCTGGAGTTAGAGATGACATTTTCCTCCCTGTCAGCCCTAGTGGAGCACTACCATAGCCACCCACTACCCAATCACGGCTCTCTGTGTCTGCAGAAGCCATATGGTTACATCGTGCCAAGGTGA